A part of Paenibacillus sp. IHBB 10380 genomic DNA contains:
- a CDS encoding phage holin family protein produces MHFLGHVVRFIVAAIVLMIVGWIVPQFSVGGFWSALMLALVIALLSWVVEGIFGKKINPFGRGIVGFIISALVIYIAQFVVSGISVTMLGAILAALVIGIIDLFIPVSTPYEAGRSTR; encoded by the coding sequence ATGCATTTCTTAGGGCATGTCGTCCGATTTATTGTAGCTGCAATCGTATTGATGATTGTAGGATGGATCGTACCTCAATTCTCTGTTGGTGGATTCTGGAGCGCATTGATGTTGGCTCTGGTCATCGCCTTACTTAGTTGGGTAGTAGAAGGAATATTCGGCAAAAAGATTAACCCCTTCGGTCGGGGGATTGTCGGATTTATAATCAGTGCCTTGGTAATCTATATTGCTCAATTCGTTGTGAGTGGTATTAGCGTTACTATGCTCGGCGCTATACTCGCTGCACTGGTCATTGGGATTATCGATCTGTTCATTCCGGTCTCCACACCCTACGAAGCCGGTCGCAGCACACGTTAA
- a CDS encoding GGDEF domain-containing protein translates to MRIHTEVILENAWHRKIINSYWIMLVMLLVAQFIIIMPEGLGIVELSRLYISLNWRVILNGIMLLFMISMEIWFYYGTNFNKQKIVMCGFLLSYFFYFIGPMMHISQFGLLLPVLVSMIYLDWKLVFRYSVSCILLYGVIYFLLELPIYEKPIYEFVYTECVFIVCIIIVRTILIRIDEFREHLENVIKSEQQLMVEKTISDKLLKIDALTGLYNHKTFHEYLEVLLEQCENNQLSLSIALIDIDNFKQVNDTYGHRIGDLVLEDSANKLASLMMPNDFAARYGGEEFAVIFTEKTATESVTMAEDIRKGIEQLNHPDMENKPITVSIGLCVYHQGYGKEKLFRNADQALYEAKRMGKNRVVTADECV, encoded by the coding sequence ATGAGAATTCATACGGAAGTCATACTAGAAAATGCTTGGCACCGCAAAATAATAAATTCGTATTGGATTATGTTAGTTATGCTTTTAGTTGCACAATTTATTATAATTATGCCTGAGGGACTAGGCATTGTCGAATTAAGCAGATTGTATATCTCATTGAATTGGCGTGTTATTCTTAATGGGATTATGCTGTTATTTATGATATCCATGGAAATTTGGTTTTATTATGGAACCAATTTTAATAAACAGAAGATTGTTATGTGTGGGTTTTTATTATCCTATTTCTTTTATTTCATTGGACCTATGATGCATATCTCGCAATTTGGCTTATTATTGCCTGTGCTTGTTTCTATGATATACCTAGACTGGAAATTAGTATTTAGATATTCAGTTTCTTGCATCCTGTTATATGGTGTTATTTATTTCTTGCTTGAACTTCCAATATATGAGAAGCCTATTTATGAGTTTGTATATACTGAGTGTGTATTTATCGTGTGTATTATTATTGTGAGGACCATTCTTATTCGTATAGACGAATTCAGAGAACATTTGGAGAACGTCATTAAATCGGAGCAACAGCTGATGGTTGAAAAGACGATCTCTGACAAGTTATTAAAAATAGATGCTTTAACAGGTTTATATAATCACAAAACATTCCATGAATATTTAGAAGTACTACTGGAACAATGTGAGAACAATCAGCTGTCTCTTTCTATTGCGCTGATTGATATTGATAATTTCAAACAGGTTAATGATACCTATGGTCATAGGATAGGGGATTTAGTATTAGAAGATTCAGCGAATAAGTTAGCGTCTCTTATGATGCCCAATGATTTCGCAGCACGTTATGGTGGTGAAGAATTTGCTGTTATATTTACTGAGAAAACAGCAACTGAATCTGTAACGATGGCAGAAGATATTCGTAAGGGAATTGAACAACTGAATCATCCTGATATGGAGAACAAGCCTATAACGGTCAGTATTGGATTATGTGTATACCACCAAGGTTATGGTAAAGAGAAGTTGTTTCGTAATGCAGATCAGGCACTTTATGAAGCAAAGCGTATGGGGAAGAATCGCGTAGTAACAGCAGATGAATGTGTGTGA
- a CDS encoding cytochrome c oxidase subunit II, which translates to MRKTLAIIISCLLILTLAACGGNKDNSAPADSGLTETGVAPSEELVITATNYTFDQKEYHLKKDVPVKIIFDNAEGNHGVLIPGLNLQLDQKKSSKVITPDKVGRYEISCSIFCGPGHTTMISEIVVE; encoded by the coding sequence ATGAGAAAAACACTTGCAATTATTATATCATGCTTACTTATTCTAACTTTAGCAGCATGTGGAGGTAACAAAGACAACTCAGCTCCAGCAGATAGTGGACTAACGGAAACAGGAGTTGCTCCAAGCGAGGAGTTAGTCATCACGGCAACTAACTATACCTTCGATCAGAAGGAATACCATTTGAAGAAGGATGTACCTGTCAAAATCATTTTTGATAACGCTGAAGGAAACCATGGCGTACTTATACCAGGCTTAAATCTTCAACTTGATCAAAAAAAATCTTCAAAAGTTATTACACCAGATAAAGTCGGCAGATATGAAATAAGCTGCTCTATCTTCTGTGGTCCAGGCCATACAACGATGATTTCAGAAATCGTTGTCGAATAA